Proteins found in one Muntiacus reevesi chromosome 2, mMunRee1.1, whole genome shotgun sequence genomic segment:
- the NAGPA gene encoding N-acetylglucosamine-1-phosphodiester alpha-N-acetylglucosaminidase isoform X2 has translation MASSMGRFLLFFIGLRGFLLEASRDLDSGASRDDDVLLPYSRARARLPRDCTRVHAGRLEHESWPPAAPTASAHRPSVRTFVSYFAGRAVPGHLTRAPEPLRTFSVLEPRGPGGCASRHRATVEETARPAGCTVAQNGGFFRMETGECLGNVVSGGRRVSSAGGLQNAQFGIRRDGTLVTGYLSEEEVLDTENPFVQLLSGVVWLIRNGSIYINESQAAECEETQETGSFSRFVNVISARTAVGHDRKGQLVLLHVDGQTEQRGINLWEMAEFLLKQDVVNAINLDGGGSATFVLNGTLASYPSDHCQDNMWRCPRRVSTVVCVHEPRCQPADCSGHGTCMEGRCQCTGRFWRGAACDELDCGPANCSQHGLCTETGCRCEAGWTGPNCSEACTSGFFGEDCAQKCQCHNGATCDPVQGTCACPPGFTGDTCVQECPLGWYGPGCQSPCKCEHQCPCDPQTGNCSVNWSPTPSSLFSRVKECFPPPEVTMRAGELSLFTRTTWLAITLALAFLLLLSTAANVSLFLGSRAARSRHLDGAYVYHPLQEVNGEHPAAEKEHLGDSCNPFKD, from the exons ATGGCGTCCTCCATGGGtcgcttccttctcttcttcattGGGCTGCGCGGCTTCCTACTGGAGGCATCCCGCGACCTCGACTCGGG GGCCTCCCGCGACGACGACGTGCTCTTGCCCTACtcccgcgcgcgcgcgcgcctcCCCCGAGACTGCACAAGAGTGCACGCCGGCCGGCTGGAGCACGAGAGCTGGCCGCCGGCCGCCCCGACCGCCAGCGCCCACCGCCCCTCCGTGCGCACCTTCGTCTCGTACTTCGCAGGCCGCGCGGTGCCAGGTCATCTGACGCGAGCGCCCGAGCCCCTGCGCACCTTCTCGGTCCTGGAACCCCGCGGACCCGGCGGCTGCGCGTCGAGGCACCGCGCCACTGTGGAGGAGACGGCGCGGCCGGCCGGCTGTACCGTCGCCCAGAACGGCGGCTTCTTCCGCATGGAGACGGGCGAGTGCCTGGGCAACGTGGTGAGCGGCGGGCGGCGGGTGAGCAGCGCCGGGGGGCTGCAGAACGCGCAGTTCGGGATCCGCCGCGACGGGACTCTGGTCACCGG ATACCTGTCTGAAGAGGAGGTGCTGGACACTGAGAATCCATTTGTGCAGCTGCTGAGTGGGGTCGTGTGGCTGATTCGCAATGGCAGTATCTACATCAATGAGAGTCAGGCGGCTGAGTgtgaggagacccaggagacag GTTCCTTCAGCAGATTTGTGAATGTGATCTCAGCCAGGACAGCCGTGGGCCACGACCGGAAGGGGCAGCTGGTGCTCTTGCACGTGGATGGGCAGACGGAGCAGCGGGG CATTAACCTGTGGGAGATGGCGGAGTTCCTGCTGAAACAGGATGTGGTCAACGCCATCAACCTGGATGGGGGAGGCTCCGCCACCTTCGTGCTCAACGGGACCTTGGCTAGTTACCCATCTGATCACTG CCAGGACAACATGTGGCGCTGTCCCCGCCGCGTGTCCACCGTGGTGTGTGTACACGAGCCCCGCTGCCAGCCGGCAGACTGCAGCGGCCACGGGACCTGCATGGAGGGGCGCTGCCAGTGCACGGGGCGCTTCTGGCGGGGTGCTGCCTGCGACGAGCTGGACTGTGGCCCTGCCAACTGTAGCCAGCACGGGCTCTGCACGGAGA CTGGCTGCCGCTGCGAAGCTGGATGGACAGGGCCCAACTGCAGTGAAG CTTGCACCAGTGGCTTCTTCGGGGAAGACTGTGCCCAGAAGTGTCAGTGTCATAATGGAGCCACCTGtgacccagtgcaggggacctgcgCCTGTCCCCCTGGCTTCACTGGAGACACCTGTGTGCAGG AGTGTCCGCTCGGCTGGTACGGGCCAGGCTGCCAGAGCCCTTGCAAGTGTGAACACCAGTGTCCTTGCGACCCCCAGACTGGCAACTGCAGTGTCAACTGGTCACCCACCCCGAGCAGCCTCTTCTCCCGAG TGAAGGAGTGTTTCCCACCTCCCGAGGTCACCATGCGGGCAGGAGAACTCTCCCTTTTCACCAG GACCACCTGGCTGGCCATCACCTTGGCCCTGGCTTTCCTCCTGCTGCTCAGCACAGCAGCGAATGTGTCTTTGTTCCTGGGATCGAGGGCCGCGCGGAGCCGGCACCTGGACGGGGCCTACGTCTACCACCCGCTGCAGGAGGTGAATGGGGAGCACCCGGCCGCAGAGAAGGAGCACCTGGGTGACTCCTGTAACCCCTTCAAGGACTGA
- the NAGPA gene encoding N-acetylglucosamine-1-phosphodiester alpha-N-acetylglucosaminidase isoform X3 yields MASSMGRFLLFFIGLRGFLLEASRDLDSGRASRDDDVLLPYSRARARLPRDCTRVHAGRLEHESWPPAAPTASAHRPSVRTFVSYFAGRAVPGHLTRAPEPLRTFSVLEPRGPGGCASRHRATVEETARPAGCTVAQNGGFFRMETGECLGNVVSGGRRVSSAGGLQNAQFGIRRDGTLVTGYLSEEEVLDTENPFVQLLSGVVWLIRNGSIYINESQAAECEETQETGSFSRFVNVISARTAVGHDRKGQLVLLHVDGQTEQRGINLWEMAEFLLKQDVVNAINLDGGGSATFVLNGTLASYPSDHCQDNMWRCPRRVSTVVCVHEPRCQPADCSGHGTCMEGRCQCTGRFWRGAACDELDCGPANCSQHGLCTETGCRCEAGWTGPNCSEECPLGWYGPGCQSPCKCEHQCPCDPQTGNCSVNWSPTPSSLFSRVKECFPPPEVTMRAGELSLFTRTTWLAITLALAFLLLLSTAANVSLFLGSRAARSRHLDGAYVYHPLQEVNGEHPAAEKEHLGDSCNPFKD; encoded by the exons ATGGCGTCCTCCATGGGtcgcttccttctcttcttcattGGGCTGCGCGGCTTCCTACTGGAGGCATCCCGCGACCTCGACTCGGG CAGGGCCTCCCGCGACGACGACGTGCTCTTGCCCTACtcccgcgcgcgcgcgcgcctcCCCCGAGACTGCACAAGAGTGCACGCCGGCCGGCTGGAGCACGAGAGCTGGCCGCCGGCCGCCCCGACCGCCAGCGCCCACCGCCCCTCCGTGCGCACCTTCGTCTCGTACTTCGCAGGCCGCGCGGTGCCAGGTCATCTGACGCGAGCGCCCGAGCCCCTGCGCACCTTCTCGGTCCTGGAACCCCGCGGACCCGGCGGCTGCGCGTCGAGGCACCGCGCCACTGTGGAGGAGACGGCGCGGCCGGCCGGCTGTACCGTCGCCCAGAACGGCGGCTTCTTCCGCATGGAGACGGGCGAGTGCCTGGGCAACGTGGTGAGCGGCGGGCGGCGGGTGAGCAGCGCCGGGGGGCTGCAGAACGCGCAGTTCGGGATCCGCCGCGACGGGACTCTGGTCACCGG ATACCTGTCTGAAGAGGAGGTGCTGGACACTGAGAATCCATTTGTGCAGCTGCTGAGTGGGGTCGTGTGGCTGATTCGCAATGGCAGTATCTACATCAATGAGAGTCAGGCGGCTGAGTgtgaggagacccaggagacag GTTCCTTCAGCAGATTTGTGAATGTGATCTCAGCCAGGACAGCCGTGGGCCACGACCGGAAGGGGCAGCTGGTGCTCTTGCACGTGGATGGGCAGACGGAGCAGCGGGG CATTAACCTGTGGGAGATGGCGGAGTTCCTGCTGAAACAGGATGTGGTCAACGCCATCAACCTGGATGGGGGAGGCTCCGCCACCTTCGTGCTCAACGGGACCTTGGCTAGTTACCCATCTGATCACTG CCAGGACAACATGTGGCGCTGTCCCCGCCGCGTGTCCACCGTGGTGTGTGTACACGAGCCCCGCTGCCAGCCGGCAGACTGCAGCGGCCACGGGACCTGCATGGAGGGGCGCTGCCAGTGCACGGGGCGCTTCTGGCGGGGTGCTGCCTGCGACGAGCTGGACTGTGGCCCTGCCAACTGTAGCCAGCACGGGCTCTGCACGGAGA CTGGCTGCCGCTGCGAAGCTGGATGGACAGGGCCCAACTGCAGTGAAG AGTGTCCGCTCGGCTGGTACGGGCCAGGCTGCCAGAGCCCTTGCAAGTGTGAACACCAGTGTCCTTGCGACCCCCAGACTGGCAACTGCAGTGTCAACTGGTCACCCACCCCGAGCAGCCTCTTCTCCCGAG TGAAGGAGTGTTTCCCACCTCCCGAGGTCACCATGCGGGCAGGAGAACTCTCCCTTTTCACCAG GACCACCTGGCTGGCCATCACCTTGGCCCTGGCTTTCCTCCTGCTGCTCAGCACAGCAGCGAATGTGTCTTTGTTCCTGGGATCGAGGGCCGCGCGGAGCCGGCACCTGGACGGGGCCTACGTCTACCACCCGCTGCAGGAGGTGAATGGGGAGCACCCGGCCGCAGAGAAGGAGCACCTGGGTGACTCCTGTAACCCCTTCAAGGACTGA
- the NAGPA gene encoding N-acetylglucosamine-1-phosphodiester alpha-N-acetylglucosaminidase isoform X1 yields the protein MASSMGRFLLFFIGLRGFLLEASRDLDSGRASRDDDVLLPYSRARARLPRDCTRVHAGRLEHESWPPAAPTASAHRPSVRTFVSYFAGRAVPGHLTRAPEPLRTFSVLEPRGPGGCASRHRATVEETARPAGCTVAQNGGFFRMETGECLGNVVSGGRRVSSAGGLQNAQFGIRRDGTLVTGYLSEEEVLDTENPFVQLLSGVVWLIRNGSIYINESQAAECEETQETGSFSRFVNVISARTAVGHDRKGQLVLLHVDGQTEQRGINLWEMAEFLLKQDVVNAINLDGGGSATFVLNGTLASYPSDHCQDNMWRCPRRVSTVVCVHEPRCQPADCSGHGTCMEGRCQCTGRFWRGAACDELDCGPANCSQHGLCTETGCRCEAGWTGPNCSEACTSGFFGEDCAQKCQCHNGATCDPVQGTCACPPGFTGDTCVQECPLGWYGPGCQSPCKCEHQCPCDPQTGNCSVNWSPTPSSLFSRVKECFPPPEVTMRAGELSLFTRTTWLAITLALAFLLLLSTAANVSLFLGSRAARSRHLDGAYVYHPLQEVNGEHPAAEKEHLGDSCNPFKD from the exons ATGGCGTCCTCCATGGGtcgcttccttctcttcttcattGGGCTGCGCGGCTTCCTACTGGAGGCATCCCGCGACCTCGACTCGGG CAGGGCCTCCCGCGACGACGACGTGCTCTTGCCCTACtcccgcgcgcgcgcgcgcctcCCCCGAGACTGCACAAGAGTGCACGCCGGCCGGCTGGAGCACGAGAGCTGGCCGCCGGCCGCCCCGACCGCCAGCGCCCACCGCCCCTCCGTGCGCACCTTCGTCTCGTACTTCGCAGGCCGCGCGGTGCCAGGTCATCTGACGCGAGCGCCCGAGCCCCTGCGCACCTTCTCGGTCCTGGAACCCCGCGGACCCGGCGGCTGCGCGTCGAGGCACCGCGCCACTGTGGAGGAGACGGCGCGGCCGGCCGGCTGTACCGTCGCCCAGAACGGCGGCTTCTTCCGCATGGAGACGGGCGAGTGCCTGGGCAACGTGGTGAGCGGCGGGCGGCGGGTGAGCAGCGCCGGGGGGCTGCAGAACGCGCAGTTCGGGATCCGCCGCGACGGGACTCTGGTCACCGG ATACCTGTCTGAAGAGGAGGTGCTGGACACTGAGAATCCATTTGTGCAGCTGCTGAGTGGGGTCGTGTGGCTGATTCGCAATGGCAGTATCTACATCAATGAGAGTCAGGCGGCTGAGTgtgaggagacccaggagacag GTTCCTTCAGCAGATTTGTGAATGTGATCTCAGCCAGGACAGCCGTGGGCCACGACCGGAAGGGGCAGCTGGTGCTCTTGCACGTGGATGGGCAGACGGAGCAGCGGGG CATTAACCTGTGGGAGATGGCGGAGTTCCTGCTGAAACAGGATGTGGTCAACGCCATCAACCTGGATGGGGGAGGCTCCGCCACCTTCGTGCTCAACGGGACCTTGGCTAGTTACCCATCTGATCACTG CCAGGACAACATGTGGCGCTGTCCCCGCCGCGTGTCCACCGTGGTGTGTGTACACGAGCCCCGCTGCCAGCCGGCAGACTGCAGCGGCCACGGGACCTGCATGGAGGGGCGCTGCCAGTGCACGGGGCGCTTCTGGCGGGGTGCTGCCTGCGACGAGCTGGACTGTGGCCCTGCCAACTGTAGCCAGCACGGGCTCTGCACGGAGA CTGGCTGCCGCTGCGAAGCTGGATGGACAGGGCCCAACTGCAGTGAAG CTTGCACCAGTGGCTTCTTCGGGGAAGACTGTGCCCAGAAGTGTCAGTGTCATAATGGAGCCACCTGtgacccagtgcaggggacctgcgCCTGTCCCCCTGGCTTCACTGGAGACACCTGTGTGCAGG AGTGTCCGCTCGGCTGGTACGGGCCAGGCTGCCAGAGCCCTTGCAAGTGTGAACACCAGTGTCCTTGCGACCCCCAGACTGGCAACTGCAGTGTCAACTGGTCACCCACCCCGAGCAGCCTCTTCTCCCGAG TGAAGGAGTGTTTCCCACCTCCCGAGGTCACCATGCGGGCAGGAGAACTCTCCCTTTTCACCAG GACCACCTGGCTGGCCATCACCTTGGCCCTGGCTTTCCTCCTGCTGCTCAGCACAGCAGCGAATGTGTCTTTGTTCCTGGGATCGAGGGCCGCGCGGAGCCGGCACCTGGACGGGGCCTACGTCTACCACCCGCTGCAGGAGGTGAATGGGGAGCACCCGGCCGCAGAGAAGGAGCACCTGGGTGACTCCTGTAACCCCTTCAAGGACTGA
- the NAGPA gene encoding N-acetylglucosamine-1-phosphodiester alpha-N-acetylglucosaminidase isoform X4, translated as MASSMGRFLLFFIGLRGFLLEASRDLDSGASRDDDVLLPYSRARARLPRDCTRVHAGRLEHESWPPAAPTASAHRPSVRTFVSYFAGRAVPGHLTRAPEPLRTFSVLEPRGPGGCASRHRATVEETARPAGCTVAQNGGFFRMETGECLGNVVSGGRRVSSAGGLQNAQFGIRRDGTLVTGYLSEEEVLDTENPFVQLLSGVVWLIRNGSIYINESQAAECEETQETGSFSRFVNVISARTAVGHDRKGQLVLLHVDGQTEQRGINLWEMAEFLLKQDVVNAINLDGGGSATFVLNGTLASYPSDHCQDNMWRCPRRVSTVVCVHEPRCQPADCSGHGTCMEGRCQCTGRFWRGAACDELDCGPANCSQHGLCTETGCRCEAGWTGPNCSEECPLGWYGPGCQSPCKCEHQCPCDPQTGNCSVNWSPTPSSLFSRVKECFPPPEVTMRAGELSLFTRTTWLAITLALAFLLLLSTAANVSLFLGSRAARSRHLDGAYVYHPLQEVNGEHPAAEKEHLGDSCNPFKD; from the exons ATGGCGTCCTCCATGGGtcgcttccttctcttcttcattGGGCTGCGCGGCTTCCTACTGGAGGCATCCCGCGACCTCGACTCGGG GGCCTCCCGCGACGACGACGTGCTCTTGCCCTACtcccgcgcgcgcgcgcgcctcCCCCGAGACTGCACAAGAGTGCACGCCGGCCGGCTGGAGCACGAGAGCTGGCCGCCGGCCGCCCCGACCGCCAGCGCCCACCGCCCCTCCGTGCGCACCTTCGTCTCGTACTTCGCAGGCCGCGCGGTGCCAGGTCATCTGACGCGAGCGCCCGAGCCCCTGCGCACCTTCTCGGTCCTGGAACCCCGCGGACCCGGCGGCTGCGCGTCGAGGCACCGCGCCACTGTGGAGGAGACGGCGCGGCCGGCCGGCTGTACCGTCGCCCAGAACGGCGGCTTCTTCCGCATGGAGACGGGCGAGTGCCTGGGCAACGTGGTGAGCGGCGGGCGGCGGGTGAGCAGCGCCGGGGGGCTGCAGAACGCGCAGTTCGGGATCCGCCGCGACGGGACTCTGGTCACCGG ATACCTGTCTGAAGAGGAGGTGCTGGACACTGAGAATCCATTTGTGCAGCTGCTGAGTGGGGTCGTGTGGCTGATTCGCAATGGCAGTATCTACATCAATGAGAGTCAGGCGGCTGAGTgtgaggagacccaggagacag GTTCCTTCAGCAGATTTGTGAATGTGATCTCAGCCAGGACAGCCGTGGGCCACGACCGGAAGGGGCAGCTGGTGCTCTTGCACGTGGATGGGCAGACGGAGCAGCGGGG CATTAACCTGTGGGAGATGGCGGAGTTCCTGCTGAAACAGGATGTGGTCAACGCCATCAACCTGGATGGGGGAGGCTCCGCCACCTTCGTGCTCAACGGGACCTTGGCTAGTTACCCATCTGATCACTG CCAGGACAACATGTGGCGCTGTCCCCGCCGCGTGTCCACCGTGGTGTGTGTACACGAGCCCCGCTGCCAGCCGGCAGACTGCAGCGGCCACGGGACCTGCATGGAGGGGCGCTGCCAGTGCACGGGGCGCTTCTGGCGGGGTGCTGCCTGCGACGAGCTGGACTGTGGCCCTGCCAACTGTAGCCAGCACGGGCTCTGCACGGAGA CTGGCTGCCGCTGCGAAGCTGGATGGACAGGGCCCAACTGCAGTGAAG AGTGTCCGCTCGGCTGGTACGGGCCAGGCTGCCAGAGCCCTTGCAAGTGTGAACACCAGTGTCCTTGCGACCCCCAGACTGGCAACTGCAGTGTCAACTGGTCACCCACCCCGAGCAGCCTCTTCTCCCGAG TGAAGGAGTGTTTCCCACCTCCCGAGGTCACCATGCGGGCAGGAGAACTCTCCCTTTTCACCAG GACCACCTGGCTGGCCATCACCTTGGCCCTGGCTTTCCTCCTGCTGCTCAGCACAGCAGCGAATGTGTCTTTGTTCCTGGGATCGAGGGCCGCGCGGAGCCGGCACCTGGACGGGGCCTACGTCTACCACCCGCTGCAGGAGGTGAATGGGGAGCACCCGGCCGCAGAGAAGGAGCACCTGGGTGACTCCTGTAACCCCTTCAAGGACTGA